The Thermococcus celericrescens genomic interval ACCTCGAGTCTGGCCTCTTTGGGAACGTAAACCTTCTTCCTCTCGTGGATGGTCACCCTGCCCTCGGGAACGCCGAGCTCCTTTGCGGCGACGGCTTTAAGGACAAAGACCGCCTCGCTTGGGCTTAGGGGGACCTCCACCTCCCTCTCCGTGGCGTGGATAATCGAGCCGTCGTTTAGGAGGGCCTTGGTTACGGGAACGCTCAGGTTCTTGTCCTGCGTTGCCCTTAGGACTATACGATCCTCTGAAAACACCACCGCCCTGTCCTTCTCGCCATCCCCCTCGACGGACCAGGAGAATATGTACGCACTGGACAGGGAGACTGCGATGGATTCAAGCTTCACCTCCTCCGGCTTCACGGGGTATTTGGAAGCCGCGAACGAGGCCACCTTCCTCAGCACGGCCTCGGGTGAAAAGTCATGGAGAAGCGGGGCATCGAGCTCGAACTCCTCCAGGGGGCCTTTTTCTTCTCCCGCCTCCGTCTCAGCCTTAAGCTGCTCCACAAGATCGGCGGGCGGTTCCATTCGATAGTTGTTGAACAGGGAGGCGAGCTTCTCGCCGTCCCACGGAACCACCCTCCCTCGGTGCTCCCTGGATATCAGAACCTTGGCGTCCTTCGTGAATCCCGCGGGGGATATCAGTATTCCCTTATCCGCCTTGTATTTGTTTACCAGGTCCGCAAAGACGTTGACGTCCCTCGAAGAGGCCAGCCCCTTGGGGTGAATCGCCAGAACAACCTTCTCAATCCCCGCTATGGGGTCGTCCCTTATTGCCACGACGTCTATTCCCCACTCCTTCCTGCCCGCCACCCTCTCGTAGTCCCTGAAGCCCATTCTCTTCAGCAGCTCGATTACGTCTCCAACAAGCGTTTCCCTGGGTGCCAGCCTTATTAAATCCGCAGTCCACGGCATCAGTCTCACCCATGAAAGTGAAGTCCATTATCACGGTTCTTTTGTCTTTATTTTATAAATCTCTTTCCCCGGAGCCGCTGTTATCACCGCAGGTGTTCAAAATAAGTTTTTAACCCCGCCGATTTAACACCCACGCGGTGATGGAATGTTCAGGCTCATCGACTTTGAGTATCACGGAAAAACCGTCTTTCTGAGGGCAGACCTAAATTCACCGGTCACTGACGGGAAGATAATCAGCGACGCCCGCTTCAGGGCAGTTCTCCCGACGATAATATACCTCCTCGAACACGGGGCCAAACTAGTCATAGGAACGCACCAGAGCAAGCCATACAAGGGGGACTACATCACCACAGAGCAGCACGCCGAGATACTGAGCGGGTTACTCGGCCAGGAAGTGGAGTACGTTGAGGACATCTTCGGAAAATATGCCCGCGAGAGGATAAAAGCGCTGAAACCCGGCGAGGCCCTCATGATAGAAAACCTCCGCTTTGCCGCGGAGGAGGTCAAATACAAGCCGATTGAAGATTGCGAGAAGACGTTTTTCGTGAGAAAACTCTCGCCCCTGATCGATTACGTCGTGAACGATGCCTTCGCGGCGACCCACCGCTCCCAGCCTTCCCTGGTCGGCTTCGCAAGGCTGAAGCCCATGATAATGGGTTTCCTCATGGAGAAGGAGGTTCAGGCACTCACAAAGGCCTACGAGACCCAGGAGAAGCCGAGGGTCTACGTGCTCGGCGGTGCGAAGGTTGACGACTCCCTCCGCGTGGCGGAGAACGTACTGAGGAACGGCAGGGCTGAGGTTATACTCACCGGCGGGCTGGTCGGTCACGTGTTCACCCTCGCCAAGGGCTTCCACCTCGGCGACTCTAACCTCGAGTTTATGGAGAAAAAGGGCCTTCTTGAACTGGTGGACTGGGCAGAGGAGATACTCAACGAGTTCTACCCCTACGTGAGAACCCCCGTTGATTTCGCCGTTGATTACAGGGGGGAGCGCGTCGAGGTTGACCTGCTGAGCGAGGAGAAGTGGCTGTTCGACGAACACCCGATACTCGACATAGGCTCGAGGACCGTTGAGAAGTACCGCGAGGTGCTTATGGGGGCGAAGATAATAGTCGC includes:
- a CDS encoding phosphoglycerate kinase, with the translated sequence MFRLIDFEYHGKTVFLRADLNSPVTDGKIISDARFRAVLPTIIYLLEHGAKLVIGTHQSKPYKGDYITTEQHAEILSGLLGQEVEYVEDIFGKYARERIKALKPGEALMIENLRFAAEEVKYKPIEDCEKTFFVRKLSPLIDYVVNDAFAATHRSQPSLVGFARLKPMIMGFLMEKEVQALTKAYETQEKPRVYVLGGAKVDDSLRVAENVLRNGRAEVILTGGLVGHVFTLAKGFHLGDSNLEFMEKKGLLELVDWAEEILNEFYPYVRTPVDFAVDYRGERVEVDLLSEEKWLFDEHPILDIGSRTVEKYREVLMGAKIIVANGPMGVFEREEFAVGTVGVFRAIGESPAFSIVGGGHSIASIYQHNITGISHVSTGGGAMLSFFAGEKLPVLEAFRESYERFKGLLEG